One region of Parambassis ranga chromosome 12, fParRan2.1, whole genome shotgun sequence genomic DNA includes:
- the ptpn13 gene encoding tyrosine-protein phosphatase non-receptor type 13 isoform X5 — translation MHVSLAEALEVRGGPLQEEEVWAVLSQSAESLQELFHKDPAAMGFIISPWSLLLMPSGNISFTDEYVTQQDLRAFTAPELLQGISLESVSDIEKMHMYSLGMTLFWGADYEIPQSQPMKLGEHLNSLLLNMCDDITLSRMSLRTVLDICSKHIRNSSCDPPFSYIRKLVRLVLGSLSQLDGLLTDRESLPERSKEIRERLRGKGLPSGRSAAPRVLERYRARTQDQTSLNRGLSRSMGSLPIQDLLKGEEAAALQYSLADYNPNSESPTDLYPKAPSLQYQRSYPHLHPLHPQQKGRPVELDRRSLPYYGGDLGPSQARKTWASSVDLACIDPEALRFGDLEDARRGSTALSTHSIGRRKSPLRASRERDSRYSEFGGLQSRKPHHNSALSVGSGFTGAYDRIKERQRKLQVLRQAVDDPVHTHQRYLSDYSSSSESPSVTSSDPDYRQAKKPSDVIRYGSQLALSNEQDALSPTTIHIPHRHRQHEGAADEGLAGAELLLQRQEEVQRLQAHLASRLSRSNLYPTDEPLVPTLTSIVDLQEPPYTSSALHRKSKNFHGPEFVKMASEPGVALSVPSSIMKRGKVEEVQRKVGVVLLNGQKLELSCDIKAVCKDVLDMVVAHIGLVEHHLFGLAYLKDNEFFFVDLDAKLSKVAPEGWKEDPKKRRTDVPFNLFLRIKFFLDDVNLIQHAMTKHQYYLQLRKDVLEERMRCNTENAMLLASLALQAEFGDYQPEIHGKAYFRSEHYLPVSIFDKVDQTTIKEELPKLHSNYYGASETEAEFEFLKVSQRLTEYGVHFHRVLPEKRSQTGIMLGVYSKGVLIFEVLNGNRTPVLRFPWRETKKISFTKKKICLQNTSDGIKHLFQTDSNKTCQYLLQLCSDQHKFHLQMKARQNNQELQELENSPLSSLHYPFNPRSGDGRTVNSGSLAPSLSTRSNPDHLKRISYSEVALNKAPSGPILAHDELRFPGFNPMASTGLSNPRIMSRSHHNLGQMPESPEHRMAEASHGQAHGGLIKPQPNQVSPHFQQHQRASSDTDSLSQQQDKSFGSVSHSSTAWSLSRSKKESDSSSIEDTGQAYVVGVSMHSSSGPSSTPASVNDSLKKKVSALPSPEREITTVNLKKDVKYGLGFQVVGGENTGRSDLGTIVSSVTPGGPADVNGCLKPGDRLISVNDVNLEGLSHAATIDILQNAPDDVTLVVSQPKERLYKDSPSGFAPFQARSSLKSLNSAQRRELDFDTSSEERAATGSPSPPLRSAASPSSTSSPVHQHASLSSQDSRTSSIAKTSQPPANGVQQGLERAAASTAQHHGPKPNVGLDPTPPALPPKTRKAKASEAPKVSEHSDWGDSDMDEETYSSSQEKLKGKKGGVNTTVRHGGVYVKAIIPKGAAELDGRIQKGDRVVAVNGKTLEGATHEKAVEVLRDTGQMVHLLLEKGHLPAESVHAPLTPQCTPPSAVSDRDQTKNKEQPLEVKEKPEYSFITPDNVFEVCLLKNTSGLGFSFSREESIPDEPSGSSMVRVKKLFPGQPAAESGRINVGDVILRVNQTPLKGLSQHEVISALRGTGQEVTLLLCRPEHGVLPEMDTSAMTPIPSPRKEPVTLAEPSLNPARISSAPGSQGSWKQGPVEDALERLLLKTPGRQNSYSDSTDGDEEVEEAFSPSTLEHSRQTWDRSVYQTPSSNLGLGRYDSTGHLDDTIHSAFYSPNLSMTRSDLSNRSPLAADLESSTLSMVSSPSAPSPDPLPPPLPLPLNLTVSSNGQDMEDFVPEVELKVSLVKSEKGSLGFTLTKGNDHGCYIHDIVQDPAKEDGRLRPGDRMITVNDTDVSNMGHTEVVNLVRAAPRVVDLVVGRVLEAPKPPIEAHLLPDIWFKCDQEPLGLVLDGGCDSVYGVLFVKDILPGLLAFNEGSLRPLDLIHYISGAPTQDLTLSESTRLLELSLDDLTLKATRDGKPVFPEQSVSLLNNNISPKVSSSMNGFLKEEDSRDTDSLAALCPLEEEIIKVDLEKLPSGGLGFSVIGGERGIFVKSITPGGIAESSGRLQVGDRLLKVNEEIMTGVSHTKAVTTIRKTKGLVHLVVSRPSDQNPNTYLAYLPINSDKCNGNTDLSDDSGVKSKLCTPHDQLKSGSFPPIPPIDYDDDPLEEKLATEQSAELSEDTDCDGSSLPEDSPESSRKAPWQEESVDDLRNENYLQMGAGQPEEDEITWGSDELPIENMNSKSRGDGPIITEDELTSLPLVKVIPDGQYTGQKLNTVVRMMRGLLEQKVPLQEFENLQNLQPLDDCLIGQTKENKKKNRYKNIVPFDTTRVVLGKDGGYINANFIKMPVKDENFMYIACQGPLPTTLGDFWQMVWEQKSNVIAMMTQEVEGGKVKCQRYWPDTPRAAEMVDDRLRITLIKDQHLDNFVIRLIEVKDVQTNEVQIVTHLNYTGWPDHGTPSQPEQLLTFISYMRHVHRSGPIITHCSAGIGRSGTLICIDVVLGLISKDADFDISDVVRNMRLQRQGMVQTEDQYIFCYQVILYVLRCLQADENISG, via the exons GGAGAAGTGCTGCTCCCAGAGTCTTGGAGCGCTACAGAGCGAGGACTCAGGACCAAACGTCTCTGAATCGAGGCCTCAGCCGTTCCATGGGTTCGCTGCCAATCCAGGACTTGTTGAAGGGAGAAGAGGCAGCAGCCCTACAGTATTCCCTGGCTGATTATAACCCCAACTCTGAATCCCCCACAGACCTGTATCCTAAAGCCCCCTCACTCCAGTACCAGCGCTCCTATCCCCATTTGCACCCACTACACCCTCAGCAAAAGGGGCGGCCTGTGGAACTGGACCGTAGGTCTTTACCCTACTACGGTGGGGACCTGGGACCAAGCCAGGCCAGGAAGACGTGGGCTTCCTCTGTGGATTTGGCTTGCATTGATCCAGAGGCTCTTCGTTTTGGGGATTTGGAGGATGCTCGGAGAGGCAGCACAGCATTGAGTACCCACTCCATAGGCAGACGCAAATCACCTTTGCGGGCGTCCAGGGAGAGGGATTCTCGCTACTCTGAGTTTGGTGGCCTGCAGAGTAGGAAACCTCATCACAACTCAGCACTATCTGTTGGCTCGGGCTTCACTGGTGCCTATGACAGGATCAAGGAGCGACAGAGGAAACTTCAGGTGCTAAGACAAGCAGTGGATG ACCCAGTCCACACCCACCAGAGGTACCTCAGTGATTACAGCTCCTCCAGTGAGAGCCCCTCAGTGACCTCCTCTGATCCAGACTACAGGCAAG CTAAGAAACCAAGTGACGTGATAAGATACGGCTCCCAGCTGGCACTTTCAAACGAACAGGATGCCCTGTCACCAACAACGATCCAcatcccacacagacacag GCAACATGAGGGGGCAGCTGATGAAGGATTGGCTGGAGCCGAGTTGCTCCtccagagacaggaggaggtgcagcGCCTCCAGGCCCACCTGGCCAGCAGGCTGTCCAGGTCCAACCTCTACCCCACAGACGAACCCCTTGTCCCAACTCTCACCTCCATTGTCGACCTTCAGGAGCCTCCCTACACTTCTTCTGCTTTGCACCGCAAAAGCAAG AACTTTCATGGACCTGAGTTTGTGAAGATGGCCAGCGAGCCCGGTGTTGCCTTATCTGTTCCTTCTTCGATAATG AAACGTGGCAAGGTGGAAGAAGTCCAGAGGAAGGTGGGCGTGGTGCTGCTGAATGGCCAAAAGTTGGAGCTGAGCTGTGACATCAAGGCAGTGTGTAAAGACGTCCTTGATATGGTGGTTGCTCACATCGGGCTTGTAGAGCATCATCTCTTTGGCCTTGCATACCTCAAAG acaacGAGTTTTTCTTTGTCGACCTTGATGCCAAACTGTCCAAAGTGGCCCCAGAGGGATGGAAGGAGGACCCTAAGAAAAGGAGGACTGACGTGCCTTTTAATCTTTTTTTGCGCATCAAATTCTTCCTTGATGATGTCAACCTCATACA GCACGCCATGACCAAACATCAGTACTACTTACAGCTGAGGAAAGACGTCTTGGAGGAGAGGATGCGCTGCAACACAGAAAATGCCATGCTGCTGGCATCACTGGCATTACAGGCCGAGTTTGGTGACTACCAGCCTGAG ATCCATGGGAAGGCCTACTTCAGATCAGAGCACTACCTGCCGGTGTCTATCTTTGATAAGGTGGACCAGACAACCATCAAGGAGGAACTGCCAAAACTTCACAGCAACTACTATGGAGCGTCTGAAACTGAGGCAGAGTTTGAGTTCCTCAAG GTGAGCCAGAGGCTGACGGAATACGGAGTCCATTTCCATCGGGTGCTTCCTGAGAAGAGATCTCAGACAGGCATCATGCTGGGTGTCTACTCCAAGGGGGTCCTCATTTTTGAAGTCCTTAATGGAAATCGTACCCCGGTGCTAAGGTTTCCCTGGAGGGAGACAAAGAAAATCTCCTTTACA aaaaagaagatcTGCCTTCAGAACACCTCAGATGGGATCAAGCACCTGTTTCAGACAGACAGCAACAAGACGTGTCAGTACCTGCTACAGCTGTGCTCTGATCAGCACAAGTTCCACCTGCAGATGAAGGCCCGGCAGAACAAccaggagctgcaggaactgG AGAACTCCCCCTTGAGCAGTCTGCATTATCCCTTTAACCCCCGCAGTGGAGATGGGAGGACGGTGAACTCGGGCAGCCTGGCCCCCAGCTTGTCGACACGTTCCAACCCAGACCACCTGAAAAGGATCTCATACTCGGAAGTAGCCCTCAACAAGGCACCTTCTGGCCCGATACTCGCCCACGACGAGCTTCGCTTTCCAGGTTTCAATCCAATGGCCTCCACGGGCCTTTCCAACCCGCGAATAATGAGTCGCTCCCACCACAATCTCGGGCAAATGCCAGAGTCACCTGAGCACCGAATGGCAGAGGCTAGTCATGGGCAGGCACACGGAGGACTGATTAAGCCACAGCCCAACCAAGTGTCCCCTCACTTCCAGCAACATCAGCGGGccagctcagacacagactctCTGTCACAACAACAGGACAA ATCATTTGGCTCAGTGTCTCACAGCAGCACCGCCTGGAGCCTCAGCAGGTCCAAAAAAGAATCTGACTCTTCATCCATAGAGGATACGGGCCAAGCATATGTAGTAG GTGTCAGCATGCACAGTTCCTCTGGCCCTTCCTCAACTCCAGCCTCTGTAAATG aTTCACTCAAGAAAAAGGTCAGTGCATTGCCATCTCCAGAGAGAGAAATCACAACCGTTAACCTGAAGAAAGATGTGAAATACGGACTGG gATTTCAGGTTGTAGGAGGGGAAAACACTGGCCGTTCAGACCTCGGGACCATCGTAAGCTCCGTCACTCCGGGAGGCCCCGCTGATGTCAATGGTTGCCTCAAACCTG GCGACCGGCTGATCTCTGTGAATGATGTAAACTTGGAAGGGCTCTCTCATGCCGCTACGATTGATATCCTTCAAAATGCTCCAGATGATGTGACTCTGGTGGTGTCACAGCCCAAAGAGAGGCTGTACAAAG ACTCTCCTTCAGGCTTTGCCCCCTTCCAGGCCCGGTCTTCATTAAAGTCACTTAATTCTGCTCAGAGACGAGAACTAGACTTTGATACCTCATCAGAGGAACGTGCAGCAACAGGAAGCCCGAGCCCTCCTCTCCGCAGTGCTGCCTCACCATCGTCCACCTCCTCGCCAGTCCACCAGCACGCCAGCCTCAGCTCTCAGGACTCTAGGACCAGCAGTATTGCTAAAACCAGCCAGCCTCCAGCTAATGGAGTTCAGCAGGGCCTAGAAAGAGCAGCTGCATCCACTGCCCAACATCATGGACCAAAACCAAATGTGGGTTTGGATCCTACCCCACCAGCTCTCCCACccaaaactagaaaagcaaaaGCATCAGAAGCTCCCAAGGTTTCTGAGCACTCCGACTGGGGAGATTCAGACATGGATGAGGAGACTTATTCCAGTAGTCAAGAGAAACTGAAGGGCAAAAAG GGAGGAGTTAACACAACTGTTCGACATGGAGGCGTCTACGTCAAAGCCATCATACCAAAAGGTGCTGCAGAGCTTGACGGAAGGATACAGAAAG GTGATCGCGTGGTGGCCGTCAATGGAAAGACCCTGGAGGGAGCCACTCATGAGAAGGCAGTGGAGGTGCTACGAGACACCGGGCAG ATGGTGCACCTGTTGCTGGAGAAGGGTCACCTGCCCGCTGAAAGCGTGCATGCTCCCCTCACACCTCAGTGCACTCCGCCGTCTGCGGTCAGTGACCGAGACCAGaccaaaaacaaagagcagccGCTCGAGGTTAAAGAGAAACCAGAGTACAGCTTTATCACACCAG ATAATGTGTTTGAGGTGTGCCTGCTGAAGAACACGTCAGGCCTGGGCTTCAGTTTCAGTCGAGAGGAAAGCATCCCCGATGAACCCTCTGGCTCCAGCATGGTGCGGGTCAAAAAGCTGTTTCCTGGCCAGCCAGCTGCAGAAAGCGGTCGTATCAAtgtgggtgatgtcatcctgAGGGTCAATCAGACTCCCCTCAAAGGGCTCTCACAACAT GAGGTCATATCAGCTCTAAGAGGGACAGGGCAGGAGGTGACCCTGCTCCTCTGTAGACCTGAACATGGAGTTCTTCCTGAGATGGACACTTCAGCTATG aCACCCATACCATCACCTAGAAAGGAGCCAGTGACTCTTGCAGAGCCCAGCCTGAACCCGGCAAGGATCTCCTCTGCTCCTGGTTCACAGGGCAGCTGGAAACAGGGCCCAGTGGAGGACGCCCTGGAGAGGCTGCTGCTCAAAACCCCCGGCCGGCAAAACAGCTACAGCGACAGCACCGACGGGGacgaggaggtggaagaggccTTCAGCCCCAGCACCCTGGAGCACAGCAGGCAGACATGGGATCGGAGTGTTTACCAGACCCCAAGTAGCAACCTGGGACTGGGGCGCTATGACAGCACTGGCCATCTGGATGACACCATTCACTCTGCCTTTTATTCCCCAAACCTGTCAATGACAAGGTCAGACCTCAGCAACAG ATCCCCTTTGGCAGCTGATCTAGAGTCATCTACTCTCTCTATGGTGTCCTCTCCTTCTGCCCCAAGCCCAGatcctctcccccctccactGCCTCTGCCCTTAAACCTCACTGTGTCCAGCAATGGGCAGGACATGGAGGACTTTGTTCCA GAAGTGGAGCTAAAAGTCTCTTTGGTGAAGTCAGAGAAAGGCAGCCTTGGCTTCACCCTCACTAAAGGCAATGATCATGGATGTTACATCCATGACATTGTCCAGGATCCAGCCAAAGAAGATGGAAGGCTCAGGCCTGGGGATCGAATGATCACA GTAAACGACACGGACGTGAGTAACATGGGGCACACTGAGGTGGTGAATCTTGTTCGTGCCGCCCCTCGGGTGGTTGACCTGGTAGTAGGCCGAGTCCTGGAGGCTCCTAAACCCCCCATAGAGGCCCATCTGCTGCCTGACATTTGGTTTAAGTGCGACCAAGAACCACTGG GTTTGGTCCTGGATGGtggctgtgacagtgtgtacgGGGTCTTATTTGTGAAAGACATCCTGCCGGGCTTGTTGGCATTCAACGAAGGAAGCCTGAGACCACTCGACCTCATCCACTACATCAGTGGTGCTCCCACACAGGACCTGACTCTCAGCGAGAGCACGAGACTGTTGGAGCTCTCCCTCGACGACCTCACGCTGAAAGCCACGCG GGATGGAAAACCTGTTTTTCCTGAGCAAAGTGTCTCTCTTCTCAACAACAACATCAGCCCCAAGGTGTCGTCCAGCATGAATG GCTTCCTCAAAGAAGAGGACTCAAGAGACACGGATAGCCTTGCAGCACTTTGTCCATTAGAG GAGGAGATCATAAAGGTGGATCTAGAGAAGCTGCCGTCAGGAGGTCTGGGTTTCTCTGTAATTGGAGGGGAGCGGGGGATCTTTGTCAAATCCATCACACCAGGAGGAATAGCCGAGTCCTCAGGCAGGCTGCAAGTGGGAGACAGGCTGCTTAAA GTGAATGAAGAGATCATGACGGGCGTCTCCCACACCAAAGCTGTCACCACCATCCGTAAAACCAAAGGCCTGGTGCATCTTGTCGTCTCTAGACCATCTGACCAGAACCCAAACACATACCTGGCCTACCTGCCCATCAACTCTGACAAGTGCAACGggaacacag ATCTGAGTGATGACAGTGGAGTCAAGTCTAAGCTGTGTACGCCTCACGATCAGCTGAAATCTGGCAGCTTCCCTCCTATACCGCCAATAG ACTATGACGATGATCCGCTAGAAGAGAAACTAGCAACAGAGCAGAGTGCAGAGCTTTCAGAGGACACAGACTGTGATGGCTCCTCTTTACCTGAAGACTCTCCAGAG AGTTCCCGGAAAGCGCCCTGGCAAGAGGAGAGTGTTGACGATCTGAGGAATGAAAA CTACCTGCAGATGGGTGCCGGGCAGCCAGAGGAAGATGAAATCACATGGGGAAGTGATGAGCTGCCTATTGAGAACATGAACTCCAAATCAAGAGGTG ACGGGCCAATCATCACGGAGGATGAGCTGACCTCTTTGCCTCTGGTCAAAGTGATCCCTGATGGCCAGTACACAGGCCAGAAGCTCAACACTGTCGTCCGCATGATGAGGGGACTTCTGGAGCAGAAAGTCCCCCTGCAGGAGTTTGAA AACCTTCAGAACCTGCAGCCACTGGATGACTGTTTAATCGGTCAGACGAAagaaaataagaagaagaacCGCTACAAGAATATCGTTCCCT TTGACACAACCCGAGTCGTGCTTGGTAAAGATGGAGGATACATCAACGCCAACTTTATTAAGATGCCCGTAAAGGACGAGAACTTCATGTACATCGCCTGTCAGGGGCCGCTGCCCACCACTCTGGGTGACTTCTGGCAGATGGTGTGGGAGCAGAAGTCCAATGTGATTGCTATGATGAcgcaggaggtggaggggggcaAAGTCAAATGTCAGCGGTACTGGCCGGACACACCCAGGGCAGCGGAGATGGTGGACGACAGGTTACGGATAACGTTGATCAAAGACCAACATCTGGACAACTTTGTCATCCGACTCATCGAGGTCAAAGATGTCCAG ACCAATGAAGTCCAGATTGTAACTCATCTAAACTACACCGGATGGCCCGACCACGGAACTCCCTCACAGCCCGAGCAGCTGCTCACATTCATCTCCTACATGAGACACGTTCATCGATCAGGGCccatcatcacacactgcaGCGCAGGCATCGGCCGTTCAGGGACCCTCATCTGCATAGACGTGGTTCTGGGTCTCATCAGTAAAGATGCTGAT TTTGATATTTCAGATGTCGTAAGAAATATGAGACTCCAGAGACAGGGAATGGTCCAGACGGag GACCAGTATATCTTCTGCTATCAAGTGATCCTCTATGTCCTCAGATGCCTTCAAGCTGATGAAAACATCTCAGGATAG